One genomic segment of Paraburkholderia aromaticivorans includes these proteins:
- a CDS encoding transposase, translating into MKLWTAWWDAIWLLRPAFSRLRSFMWFATVVAGLTVRTELLGVTSIVRALKLRPALYNKLRDSLHSDAVQLDQLSALWTQTVLRLFPDPLRVNGRLVLVGDGIKVAKSGRKMPGVKLLHQQSDSNTKPEYIMGHSMQAVSMLVRAAQSVFAVPLAVRIHEGLVWSNRDRRTLLDKMISLLGIVSVQQPFYFVADAYYAAGKIVKGLRDRDNHLVTRVKSNAVACAPYVQQGPRKRGRPRRYGEKIKLKSLLADPQALQSAPSPVYGEHNVTIHYRVCDLLWPAYGQLVRFVAVTHPSRGSCLLMCTDLSLDAVEIIRLYGLRFKIEYSFKQAVHRIGTFAYHFWMQDMKPLARRNGDQYLHRESLEYRNAVKRKIHAYHVFMHAGIVCQGLLHYLAAVFPSQVWSSFGSWLRTIRPGIPPSELVVANALRQCLPEFLVNSAKTHFFAKFIAERQDPDTFEMFRLGT; encoded by the coding sequence ATGAAACTCTGGACGGCTTGGTGGGACGCGATCTGGCTGCTACGCCCAGCGTTTTCTCGCCTGCGCAGCTTCATGTGGTTCGCAACTGTCGTCGCTGGCTTGACTGTGCGCACCGAGTTGCTGGGCGTGACCAGCATCGTGCGGGCTCTCAAACTGCGGCCAGCCCTGTACAACAAGCTGCGTGACAGCCTGCATAGCGACGCCGTGCAGCTCGATCAGCTTTCAGCGCTGTGGACCCAGACGGTGCTGCGCCTGTTCCCTGACCCGCTACGCGTCAATGGCCGACTGGTTTTGGTCGGCGATGGCATCAAGGTGGCCAAGAGCGGCAGGAAGATGCCCGGCGTCAAGCTGCTGCATCAACAGTCCGACTCCAACACCAAGCCCGAATACATCATGGGGCACTCGATGCAGGCGGTCAGTATGCTTGTGCGGGCCGCCCAGAGCGTCTTCGCCGTACCGCTGGCCGTGCGTATTCACGAAGGTCTGGTGTGGTCCAACCGCGATCGGCGTACCTTGCTCGACAAGATGATCTCGCTGCTTGGCATCGTCTCGGTGCAGCAGCCGTTCTACTTCGTGGCCGATGCCTACTACGCTGCTGGCAAGATCGTCAAAGGCCTGCGCGATCGGGACAACCACCTGGTCACACGCGTGAAGTCCAATGCAGTCGCCTGTGCCCCGTACGTGCAGCAGGGACCGCGCAAACGGGGGCGTCCCAGGCGCTACGGTGAGAAGATCAAACTCAAATCGCTACTGGCTGATCCCCAGGCCTTGCAATCCGCCCCCAGTCCGGTCTATGGCGAGCACAATGTCACCATTCACTATCGGGTCTGCGATCTGCTGTGGCCGGCGTACGGTCAGCTGGTTCGCTTCGTGGCAGTGACTCACCCAAGCAGGGGTTCGTGTCTGCTGATGTGCACCGACCTCAGTCTGGATGCCGTCGAGATCATCCGCCTGTATGGATTGCGCTTCAAGATCGAGTACAGCTTCAAACAGGCGGTGCATCGGATCGGCACATTCGCGTACCACTTCTGGATGCAGGACATGAAGCCGCTCGCCCGCCGAAACGGCGATCAATACCTTCATCGCGAGTCACTCGAGTACCGCAACGCCGTCAAGCGCAAGATCCACGCGTACCACGTCTTTATGCACGCTGGCATCGTCTGTCAGGGACTGCTTCACTATCTGGCAGCGGTGTTCCCTTCACAGGTCTGGAGTTCCTTTGGATCCTGGCTGCGCACTATCCGCCCCGGCATCCCTCCATCGGAGTTGGTCGTCGCCAACGCACTACGTCAATGCCTGCCCGAATTTCTCGTGAATAGCGCCAAAACCCATTTCTTCGCAAAATTCATCGCAGAAAGGCAGGACCCCGACACATTCGAGATGTTCCGCCTGGGCACATAG
- a CDS encoding fimbria/pilus periplasmic chaperone, with product MNLLKKMPIGIGVACALLAGSAHASVTIGGTRVVYPLEQREVTVKLDNDSKAPSLVQVWIDDGNTDAKPGEIKVPFVITPPIFRMDAKKAQTLRVMYTGEPLPQDRESVYWLNVLDIPPKAGSAPDANTLSLAYRTRIKIFVRPGKLPGKPEDAAAQLNWKIAASADGKGQAVSVSNPTPYYVSFSEIDVESSGHTFRNEQGGMVAPRTSVILPIAKMNAVAAGAKVRYIAISDYGGPINGDAPLGE from the coding sequence ATGAATCTGCTCAAAAAAATGCCGATAGGAATCGGCGTTGCATGTGCGCTGCTCGCTGGCAGCGCACATGCAAGCGTGACGATCGGCGGTACACGGGTGGTGTATCCGCTTGAGCAGCGGGAAGTGACGGTCAAGCTGGATAACGACAGCAAGGCACCATCGCTCGTGCAGGTCTGGATCGACGACGGCAATACGGATGCCAAACCCGGCGAAATCAAAGTGCCGTTCGTGATCACGCCGCCGATTTTCCGCATGGATGCAAAAAAGGCGCAGACGTTGCGCGTGATGTACACCGGCGAGCCCTTGCCTCAGGATCGCGAGTCGGTCTATTGGCTCAACGTGCTGGACATCCCGCCGAAGGCAGGCAGTGCGCCGGACGCCAATACCTTGAGCCTGGCCTATCGCACACGCATCAAGATCTTCGTGCGGCCGGGCAAGCTACCCGGCAAGCCGGAAGACGCGGCCGCGCAACTGAACTGGAAAATTGCCGCGTCGGCGGATGGCAAAGGTCAGGCGGTCAGCGTTTCGAATCCGACACCTTACTACGTGTCGTTCAGTGAGATCGACGTCGAAAGCAGCGGCCACACATTCAGGAACGAACAAGGCGGCATGGTTGCACCGCGCACTTCGGTGATCCTGCCGATCGCGAAGATGAATGCCGTCGCCGCGGGCGCGAAGGTGCGCTACATCGCCATCAGCGACTACGGCGGCCCTATCAACGGCGACGCGCCTCTCGGCGAGTAA
- a CDS encoding fimbria/pilus outer membrane usher protein, which yields MKDSPCRRSSACGGELAGAFGLTPVAAVATLAFAVLGGLQPMGAQASEPVEAGAAVEFDTTFLRVDPNTTVDVTRFSRGNPVSEGVYSVDLVVNGIRVARHDVRFVAASGAMTARPCFSRQMLETLGVDFAKVAASREAKVAGADAAVTGECVDLAAAVPDATADFDFAEQRIALSVPQKYMRNAARGYVPPEMWQNGVNAAFLSYNANAYHTAGSGVESTQSYVGLNAGVNLGAWHFRHQSSVTQQAGAATQFDNIATYLQRDITAMKSQLTVGDGYTTGDVFDSVQFRGAQIATDDRMLPESLRGYAPVVRGTAESNARVTVRQNGQVIYETTVSPGPFEINDLYATGYGGNLDVTVTEANGRTKSFTVPYASVAQSLRPGTTRFSVTAGELRNSTLETNPNFAQFTLQRGLTNLVTVYGGAVAANGYVAADLGAALNTKLGALSADVTAAQTQVPDQGTSRGTSLRIGYSKFIDPTNTNIAIAAYRYSTAGYMNLSDAASVRDLAMHGGDPDSVYRQRNRFQVTLNQNFKEYGTVFLNASAQQYWNRSGSDVFYQAGYNNRFKYGTYSISAGRTRSSNGSMSDQIMFSTTLPLGHDQHSPLLTTNLSSSGGNTNLQANVSGSLGERNQYSYSAYGAYGDAPGASTASAGASGTYRAPYAQLTGSASGGAGSRQVSAGISGSVVAHPGGVTFSQTVGDTFGVIEAPGAAGASVTSSPGVKLNGRGFAVVPYLTPYGINTVDIDPKGTSTDIEFESTSEQAVPRLGSVVMIRYRTVTGRAALIRAPQPGDKALPFGADVVDGNGKTVGIVAQDSRIFARGLEDKGSLFVKWGASASEQCRIEYVLPRQTGNAGAAYTSVEGHCMGGTPTENTNFASGRTR from the coding sequence ATGAAGGACTCACCCTGTCGCCGATCGTCCGCCTGCGGTGGTGAACTCGCTGGCGCGTTTGGGCTCACGCCCGTCGCCGCGGTGGCCACGTTAGCGTTCGCGGTGCTGGGCGGCCTTCAGCCAATGGGCGCTCAGGCATCCGAACCCGTTGAAGCGGGCGCGGCAGTGGAGTTCGACACCACATTTCTGCGCGTCGATCCGAATACAACGGTGGATGTCACGCGCTTCTCGCGTGGCAACCCGGTATCTGAGGGCGTCTATTCCGTCGACCTGGTCGTCAACGGCATTCGTGTTGCGCGCCATGATGTGCGGTTCGTGGCCGCGAGCGGAGCGATGACGGCGCGTCCTTGCTTCAGCCGGCAGATGCTGGAAACGCTTGGCGTGGACTTCGCCAAGGTCGCTGCGAGCCGTGAGGCGAAGGTGGCCGGAGCCGATGCCGCAGTGACCGGCGAATGCGTCGACCTCGCGGCGGCCGTGCCCGACGCGACGGCTGACTTCGACTTTGCGGAACAAAGGATTGCGCTCAGCGTGCCGCAAAAGTACATGCGAAACGCCGCGCGCGGTTACGTGCCGCCCGAGATGTGGCAGAACGGGGTCAACGCGGCTTTCCTGAGCTACAACGCGAATGCCTACCACACCGCCGGATCGGGTGTTGAATCGACTCAAAGCTATGTCGGTTTGAATGCCGGAGTGAACCTGGGCGCGTGGCACTTTCGGCATCAGTCGTCGGTAACCCAGCAGGCTGGCGCCGCCACGCAGTTCGACAACATTGCGACCTACCTTCAGCGTGACATCACCGCGATGAAGTCGCAATTGACGGTTGGCGACGGCTACACGACCGGCGATGTGTTCGACAGCGTGCAATTTCGCGGCGCGCAGATCGCCACCGACGACCGCATGCTGCCCGAATCCCTGCGAGGCTACGCGCCGGTCGTGCGTGGCACGGCTGAATCGAACGCGCGAGTGACGGTTCGTCAGAACGGCCAGGTGATTTATGAAACCACCGTCTCGCCGGGTCCGTTCGAGATCAACGACCTGTACGCAACCGGCTATGGCGGCAACCTGGATGTCACCGTCACCGAAGCCAACGGCCGCACGAAAAGCTTTACCGTGCCCTACGCCTCGGTCGCCCAGTCGTTGCGGCCCGGCACCACACGGTTTTCGGTCACCGCCGGCGAACTCCGTAATTCCACGCTCGAGACAAACCCGAATTTCGCGCAGTTCACGTTGCAGCGCGGCCTGACCAATCTGGTCACGGTCTATGGTGGCGCCGTGGCTGCTAACGGCTATGTGGCCGCCGACCTGGGCGCCGCGCTGAACACGAAGCTCGGCGCGCTCTCAGCCGACGTGACAGCAGCCCAAACGCAGGTTCCGGATCAGGGCACGTCGCGCGGCACCAGCCTGCGCATTGGTTACAGCAAGTTCATCGATCCGACCAACACGAACATTGCAATCGCGGCGTATCGCTATTCGACGGCCGGGTATATGAACCTGTCGGATGCCGCGTCCGTGCGTGATCTCGCTATGCATGGCGGCGATCCGGATTCGGTGTACAGGCAGCGCAACCGTTTTCAGGTCACGCTCAATCAGAATTTCAAGGAATACGGCACGGTCTTTCTGAACGCTTCCGCTCAGCAGTACTGGAATCGCAGTGGCAGCGATGTGTTCTACCAGGCCGGCTACAACAACCGTTTCAAGTACGGTACCTACAGTATCAGTGCAGGGCGCACACGTAGCTCGAACGGGTCAATGTCGGATCAGATCATGTTCAGCACCACATTGCCGCTCGGCCATGACCAGCATTCGCCGCTGCTGACGACGAACCTCAGCAGTTCCGGCGGAAACACCAACCTGCAGGCCAACGTGAGCGGCTCGTTGGGCGAGCGCAACCAGTACTCGTACAGCGCGTATGGGGCGTACGGCGACGCTCCGGGCGCCAGCACGGCGAGCGCGGGCGCGAGCGGCACCTATCGCGCGCCGTACGCGCAGTTGACGGGATCGGCTAGCGGGGGCGCTGGATCAAGGCAGGTGTCGGCGGGTATCAGCGGGTCAGTCGTCGCGCATCCGGGGGGTGTCACGTTCTCGCAGACGGTGGGCGACACGTTCGGCGTGATCGAAGCACCGGGCGCCGCAGGCGCGAGCGTGACCAGTTCGCCAGGGGTCAAGCTCAATGGACGCGGCTTTGCGGTCGTTCCGTATCTGACGCCGTATGGCATCAACACGGTGGATATCGATCCGAAGGGCACGTCGACCGATATCGAGTTCGAATCGACCTCGGAACAGGCAGTGCCGCGGCTGGGCTCAGTGGTGATGATCAGGTACAGGACCGTGACCGGACGCGCGGCGTTGATTCGTGCGCCGCAGCCTGGCGACAAGGCGCTGCCGTTCGGCGCGGACGTGGTCGACGGCAACGGCAAGACCGTCGGTATCGTCGCGCAGGACAGCCGGATTTTTGCGCGCGGGCTCGAGGATAAAGGCTCGCTGTTCGTGAAATGGGGCGCGTCGGCTTCTGAGCAATGCCGCATCGAGTACGTGTTGCCGAGGCAAACGGGCAATGCGGGAGCGGCCTACACGTCTGTGGAAGGGCATTGTATGGGTGGGACGCCAACCGAAAACACGAACTTTGCTTCTGGCCGTACCAGGTAA
- a CDS encoding fimbrial protein, translating into MSAFESCLRWSSQNVAACKTLSYATAARRGRNSLIRLAGALVVPGSALFAAPAAHAALTCQANGTNNVITAGSISVPANPQVGATIATLAPTQFQASCKFLNADPPETTATFWPVFSSSLPPVSGFADVYQTNVQGLGIRYTFDAPACNASNARMTNGQIQLTCPVSGPMDGPYMPINITVTPSFVATGIIPLGARTLSTVPLVSISYWTSDDPANGWDQPPLYTGAASGRIVHACSINQPNASVTLPTVNSKAFSAGVGTVASPQPFSLIFSCSSGAQVSMVLTDSTDPSNRSNVLTPTADSTAKGIGLQILNNKGALVSFGPDSSEPFTTNQWVIGASPNGPLEVPLTARYIRTGDVVPGTIRALATFTMSYQ; encoded by the coding sequence ATGTCTGCGTTCGAATCCTGTCTGCGATGGTCTAGCCAAAACGTGGCAGCCTGCAAGACTTTGTCTTATGCGACTGCCGCGCGGCGTGGCCGCAATTCGCTTATTCGGCTTGCCGGAGCTCTCGTAGTACCGGGTTCCGCCTTGTTCGCCGCGCCCGCAGCGCACGCAGCACTTACCTGTCAGGCGAACGGTACAAACAATGTCATCACCGCGGGATCGATCTCCGTGCCTGCCAATCCGCAGGTGGGTGCGACGATTGCCACGCTTGCACCTACGCAGTTTCAGGCGTCCTGCAAATTCCTGAATGCGGATCCGCCAGAAACGACTGCTACGTTTTGGCCGGTCTTTTCCAGTTCGCTACCCCCTGTATCCGGGTTTGCCGACGTGTACCAAACTAACGTTCAGGGTCTGGGAATCCGCTACACGTTTGACGCGCCGGCGTGCAACGCCAGCAATGCCCGGATGACCAATGGCCAGATCCAGTTGACCTGCCCGGTCAGCGGACCAATGGACGGACCGTATATGCCGATTAACATTACGGTTACGCCGTCATTCGTTGCTACCGGAATAATACCGCTGGGTGCACGGACGCTTTCGACCGTGCCGTTGGTATCGATCTCCTATTGGACGTCCGACGATCCAGCCAATGGATGGGATCAGCCACCGCTCTACACAGGCGCTGCGTCCGGCCGGATCGTTCACGCCTGTTCGATCAATCAGCCCAACGCTTCCGTTACCCTGCCGACGGTCAACAGTAAGGCATTCTCGGCCGGCGTGGGCACGGTGGCGTCCCCCCAGCCGTTCTCGCTGATATTTTCATGTTCGAGCGGGGCGCAGGTGTCGATGGTTTTGACGGACAGCACGGATCCGTCCAATCGGTCGAATGTTCTCACCCCGACCGCGGACTCCACCGCAAAAGGGATCGGCCTTCAGATATTGAATAACAAAGGCGCGCTGGTATCGTTCGGGCCGGACTCGTCGGAACCTTTTACGACCAATCAATGGGTCATCGGCGCGTCACCGAACGGCCCGCTGGAGGTGCCGTTGACCGCGCGATATATTCGAACGGGCGACGTAGTGCCCGGTACGATCAGAGCGCTCGCCACTTTCACCATGTCGTATCAGTAA
- a CDS encoding peptide chain release factor 3, protein MSVSELKRRRTFAVISHPDAGKTTLTEKLLLFSGAIQIAGTVKGRKSNRYATSDWMEIEKQRGISVASSVMQFEYGDAVINLLDTPGHEDFSEDTYRVLTAVDAAVMVIDGANGVEAQTLKLLEVCRSRKTPIVTFINKLDREVREPLELLDEIEQHLGVAAVPFTWPIGMGKDFQGVYDIQRDQVRLFRAGQDKAGGEVETLQALSDEEGERRFGHAWVKAKEEIDLITGASPDFDREQFLAGQQSPVLFGSAINNFGVKEILDALVDLAPPPSMRMTVQRPVMPDEPKFTGVVFKVQANMDLAHRDRVAFIRVCSGHFERGMAVKVTRTNKTFRANNVVTFLSQRRETVSEAYPGDIIGIPNHGTLSLGDTLTEGEQLQFVGLPFFAPEIFQTVEVVDPMRAKQLGEALKQLGEEGAIQVFRPEVGGLMILGAVGQLQFEVVSHRLSTEYKVDVRMAPARYRMSRWVTCDDAAELRRFTDSYAARIALDASDAPTYLASHVSEIEVAQKAWPKIVFNELREHSGAPFKKAM, encoded by the coding sequence ATGTCAGTCTCCGAACTCAAACGCCGCCGCACGTTCGCGGTCATTTCCCACCCGGACGCGGGTAAGACCACGCTCACGGAAAAGCTGTTGCTGTTTTCGGGCGCGATTCAGATCGCCGGCACCGTGAAGGGCCGCAAGAGCAATCGCTACGCGACGTCCGACTGGATGGAGATCGAAAAGCAGCGGGGCATTTCGGTGGCGAGCTCGGTGATGCAGTTCGAGTATGGTGACGCCGTCATCAACCTGCTCGACACGCCGGGCCACGAAGACTTCTCCGAAGATACCTACCGCGTGCTGACCGCGGTCGACGCCGCCGTGATGGTGATCGACGGCGCGAACGGCGTCGAAGCGCAAACGCTCAAGCTGCTCGAAGTCTGCCGCAGCCGCAAGACGCCGATCGTCACCTTCATCAACAAGCTCGACCGCGAAGTGCGCGAGCCGCTCGAACTGCTCGACGAAATCGAGCAGCATCTGGGCGTCGCCGCCGTGCCGTTCACGTGGCCGATCGGCATGGGCAAGGACTTCCAGGGCGTCTACGACATCCAGCGCGATCAGGTGCGCCTGTTCCGCGCCGGTCAGGACAAGGCGGGCGGCGAGGTCGAAACGCTGCAGGCGCTCAGCGACGAAGAAGGCGAACGCCGCTTCGGCCATGCCTGGGTCAAGGCGAAGGAAGAGATCGATCTGATCACCGGCGCATCGCCGGATTTCGATCGCGAGCAGTTCCTCGCCGGTCAGCAATCGCCGGTGCTGTTCGGTTCGGCGATCAACAACTTCGGCGTGAAGGAAATTCTCGACGCGCTGGTCGATCTGGCGCCGCCGCCTTCCATGCGCATGACCGTGCAACGCCCGGTCATGCCGGACGAGCCGAAATTCACCGGCGTGGTATTCAAGGTGCAGGCGAACATGGATCTGGCGCACCGCGACCGCGTGGCGTTCATTCGCGTGTGCTCGGGGCATTTCGAACGCGGCATGGCGGTGAAGGTGACGCGCACGAACAAGACCTTCCGCGCCAACAACGTGGTGACGTTCCTGTCGCAGCGTCGTGAGACCGTGAGCGAGGCGTATCCGGGCGACATCATCGGTATTCCGAATCATGGCACGCTGAGTCTCGGCGATACGCTGACCGAAGGCGAGCAACTGCAGTTCGTCGGTCTGCCGTTCTTCGCGCCGGAAATTTTCCAGACGGTGGAAGTGGTGGATCCGATGCGCGCCAAGCAACTCGGCGAAGCGCTCAAGCAACTCGGCGAGGAAGGCGCGATTCAGGTGTTCCGTCCGGAGGTGGGCGGCTTGATGATTCTCGGCGCGGTCGGGCAACTGCAGTTCGAGGTGGTGTCGCACCGCTTGTCGACCGAATACAAGGTCGACGTGCGCATGGCGCCGGCGCGTTACCGCATGTCGCGCTGGGTAACCTGCGACGACGCAGCCGAACTGCGCCGTTTCACCGATTCCTACGCGGCGCGAATCGCGCTCGACGCGTCCGACGCGCCGACTTATCTCGCTTCGCACGTGTCGGAGATCGAAGTGGCGCAGAAGGCCTGGCCGAAGATCGTGTTCAACGAATTGCGCGAGCACTCGGGCGCGCCGTTCAAGAAGGCGATGTAA
- a CDS encoding LysR family transcriptional regulator, with product MRRLPSLIALRFFEETARHMSFNRAAVALCVTQGAVSRQIKLLEESLGAKLFERDHKGIRLTEAGSRLLPWLSEAFDTIERGFRQITVAKGRRRLVFAVPPAFAAQWFSPRLGSLAAALPDVELSVRTEAHGDFHCQIRFGRHALPNAYSELLMTGRHVLVGAPRLLDQPLETLLDRMPALHVLHNDARLEWWPNWLAKAGMPARYADHGIEFSTLDQAIRAATKGAGLAVVDRNMIEEELADGSLAQFSDVEVSGPLGYWLDVPQRHVGLEQVQALTDWLREEVKEVLKLNSH from the coding sequence ATGCGGCGCTTGCCATCGCTGATCGCGTTGCGCTTCTTCGAAGAGACAGCCCGTCACATGAGCTTCAATCGCGCGGCCGTCGCACTGTGCGTGACCCAGGGCGCCGTGAGCCGGCAAATCAAGCTGCTCGAAGAGTCGCTTGGCGCGAAGCTGTTCGAGCGCGACCACAAGGGTATTCGTCTGACTGAGGCCGGCTCGCGGTTGCTGCCGTGGTTGTCCGAAGCCTTCGACACGATCGAGCGCGGCTTTCGGCAAATCACGGTGGCCAAAGGGCGGCGGCGCCTCGTGTTCGCCGTGCCGCCCGCTTTCGCCGCGCAATGGTTTTCGCCGAGGCTGGGTTCGCTCGCGGCGGCGCTCCCCGACGTCGAACTGTCCGTTCGCACTGAAGCGCACGGCGACTTTCACTGCCAGATCCGCTTCGGCCGCCACGCGCTGCCGAACGCGTATTCCGAATTGCTGATGACCGGGCGTCACGTGCTCGTGGGCGCCCCACGTCTGCTCGATCAACCGCTGGAGACGCTGCTCGACCGGATGCCGGCCCTGCATGTGCTGCACAACGACGCGCGGCTCGAGTGGTGGCCGAACTGGCTCGCGAAGGCGGGCATGCCCGCGCGCTACGCGGACCACGGCATCGAATTCTCGACGCTGGATCAAGCAATTCGCGCGGCGACCAAAGGCGCTGGGCTGGCTGTCGTCGACCGGAACATGATTGAGGAGGAGCTGGCGGACGGCAGTCTCGCGCAGTTCTCGGATGTCGAAGTGAGCGGCCCGCTCGGCTACTGGCTCGATGTTCCCCAGCGGCACGTCGGGCTGGAACAGGTGCAGGCGCTGACGGACTGGCTGCGGGAAGAGGTGAAAGAGGTGCTGAAACTGAATTCGCACTGA
- a CDS encoding GNAT family N-acetyltransferase, with protein MTVRNLDALFRPKSVAVIGASERPGSTGAMVWARVLEGGFDGPLWPVNPKYQTLGGHAVIGETGDLPEAPTVAVICTPPATWPGIIRQLGGLGTRAAIIVGEVRSDDDRLALRHALSAARPNLLRIVGPGSLGVVSPALRAHLGAPSCTVKAGGVAWVSQSNALTNAVLGWARARGLGFSHAVALGGEADVDAGDVLDYLASDPGTRAILLELDSVRAARKFMSAARAAARNKPVLALRSGRADPADALYTAAFRRAGMVRVDSLDDLLDEIETLGVGRVAAGATATLITSDSGLATLACDAFAAAGDTLAPWPDEASEALKQVLPHAVGGNPLRLGDDARPEHFGTALEWLANQRSTGTAFVVHASTHSAPVGEVAQALIANQRFAYRGLLACFFGGVDAAMRDALHAQGIPVHTTPQRLARAFARLVDYRMGRELLMQTPEGLPAEIPAAIDAAQAQAREALAAGEHQLAGEAAARFLERFGLQVETAPPAPSGAEGRTGSTGKPVVDLVVELHDDDNFGPVFRFTAPSADGLPDLLRVYGLPPLNPMLARDIIARSRYGRLITPEPALAALTALSQAVCDVKELVGLTLTLRVYRDHVTAVAPSLSLAATRSRLAIVPYPRRFEETLDWQGLRVTVRPIRPEDEAAHHDFVEAMTPEDLRLRFFGAVSSFDHSQLARMTQIDYDREMALIATVRSDEGFTRTLGVVRAVADPDNETAEFAVAVRSDQKGRRLGQLLMDRIIKYARARGTHWLIGEALRENVAMIALAKACGFTITRTEDPGVVGFRMALDEPADASAEGGAPTAQS; from the coding sequence GTGACCGTTCGTAATCTCGACGCCTTGTTTCGTCCCAAATCCGTCGCCGTGATCGGCGCTTCCGAGCGGCCCGGCAGCACCGGCGCGATGGTGTGGGCGCGCGTGCTGGAAGGGGGCTTCGACGGCCCGCTGTGGCCGGTCAATCCGAAGTATCAGACGCTCGGCGGCCACGCCGTGATCGGCGAGACCGGCGACTTGCCGGAAGCGCCCACGGTCGCCGTGATCTGCACGCCTCCCGCCACCTGGCCGGGCATCATCCGCCAGCTCGGCGGTCTGGGCACGCGCGCGGCGATCATCGTCGGCGAAGTGCGCAGCGATGACGACCGGCTCGCGCTGCGGCACGCGCTCTCGGCGGCACGGCCAAACCTGCTGCGGATCGTCGGGCCGGGCAGTCTCGGCGTGGTGTCGCCGGCGCTGCGCGCGCATCTGGGCGCGCCGTCGTGCACGGTGAAGGCGGGCGGCGTCGCGTGGGTGTCGCAGTCGAATGCGTTGACGAATGCCGTGCTCGGCTGGGCACGGGCGCGCGGTCTGGGCTTTTCGCACGCCGTGGCGCTCGGCGGGGAAGCGGATGTGGACGCGGGCGACGTGCTCGACTATCTGGCCAGCGACCCCGGCACCCGCGCCATCCTGCTCGAACTGGACAGCGTGCGCGCGGCCCGCAAGTTCATGTCGGCGGCCCGCGCGGCGGCGCGCAACAAGCCGGTGCTGGCGCTACGCTCCGGCCGCGCCGATCCCGCGGACGCGCTCTACACCGCCGCTTTCCGCCGTGCGGGCATGGTGCGCGTCGACTCGCTCGACGATCTGCTCGACGAAATCGAGACGCTGGGCGTGGGCCGCGTGGCGGCGGGCGCCACGGCCACGCTGATTACCAGCGACAGCGGCCTCGCCACGCTCGCCTGCGACGCTTTTGCCGCAGCCGGCGACACGCTCGCGCCCTGGCCCGACGAAGCGTCGGAGGCCCTGAAGCAGGTATTGCCGCATGCCGTTGGCGGCAATCCGTTGCGGCTCGGCGATGACGCGCGGCCCGAGCACTTCGGGACCGCGCTGGAATGGCTCGCGAATCAACGCAGTACGGGAACGGCCTTCGTCGTGCACGCGTCGACGCACAGCGCGCCGGTGGGTGAAGTCGCGCAGGCTTTGATCGCGAATCAGCGCTTCGCGTATCGCGGCTTGCTCGCGTGCTTTTTTGGTGGCGTGGATGCCGCCATGCGCGACGCGCTGCACGCGCAGGGCATCCCCGTGCACACGACGCCGCAGCGGCTCGCGCGCGCATTCGCGCGGCTAGTCGACTATCGAATGGGGCGCGAGTTGCTGATGCAGACGCCAGAGGGTTTGCCGGCGGAAATCCCCGCCGCAATCGATGCGGCTCAGGCGCAGGCACGCGAGGCGCTCGCGGCGGGTGAGCACCAGCTAGCCGGCGAAGCAGCGGCGCGGTTTCTGGAGCGTTTTGGATTGCAGGTGGAAACGGCGCCGCCCGCACCAAGCGGCGCGGAAGGCCGCACTGGATCGACCGGCAAGCCGGTCGTCGACCTCGTCGTCGAGCTTCACGACGACGACAACTTCGGCCCCGTATTCCGCTTCACGGCGCCATCCGCCGACGGCTTACCCGACCTGCTGCGCGTCTACGGCTTGCCGCCGCTCAATCCCATGCTCGCGCGCGACATCATCGCGCGTTCGCGCTACGGCCGGCTGATCACGCCGGAGCCGGCTTTGGCCGCGCTCACGGCGCTCTCGCAAGCCGTCTGCGACGTCAAGGAACTCGTCGGCCTCACGTTGACGCTCAGGGTGTATCGCGATCACGTGACCGCCGTCGCTCCCTCATTGAGCCTCGCGGCGACGCGCAGCCGCCTCGCGATCGTGCCTTATCCGCGCCGCTTCGAAGAGACGCTGGACTGGCAGGGTTTGCGGGTGACGGTGCGGCCGATCCGTCCGGAAGACGAGGCCGCGCATCACGACTTCGTCGAAGCAATGACGCCTGAAGACTTGCGCCTGCGATTTTTCGGCGCGGTGAGCAGCTTCGATCACTCGCAACTCGCGCGCATGACGCAGATCGATTACGACCGTGAAATGGCGCTGATCGCCACCGTGCGCAGCGACGAAGGTTTCACGCGGACGCTGGGCGTGGTGCGGGCGGTCGCCGATCCCGACAACGAAACAGCCGAATTCGCGGTGGCGGTCCGCTCGGACCAGAAAGGCCGGCGCCTCGGCCAATTGCTGATGGACCGGATCATCAAATACGCGCGGGCCCGCGGCACCCATTGGCTGATCGGCGAGGCGCTGCGCGAGAATGTTGCGATGATCGCGCTCGCCAAAGCTTGCGGCTTCACGATCACGCGGACCGAGGATCCGGGTGTCGTTGGCTTTCGTATGGCGCTGGATGAACCGGCCGACGCAAGCGCGGAAGGCGGTGCGCCGACGGCGCAGAGTTAA